A section of the Enterobacter sp. C2 genome encodes:
- the erpA gene encoding iron-sulfur cluster insertion protein ErpA, with product MSDDVALPLQFTEAAAIKVKSLIADEENPNLKLRVYITGGGCSGFQYGFTFDDQINDGDMTIEKQGVGLVVDPMSLQYLVGGAVDYTEGLEGSRFVVTNPNAKSTCGCGSSFSI from the coding sequence ATGAGTGATGACGTAGCGCTGCCTCTGCAATTTACTGAAGCAGCAGCAATTAAAGTAAAAAGCCTGATTGCGGATGAAGAGAATCCGAACCTGAAACTGCGCGTCTACATTACCGGCGGCGGTTGCAGCGGCTTCCAGTACGGTTTTACCTTTGACGATCAGATCAACGATGGCGACATGACCATTGAGAAGCAGGGCGTTGGGCTGGTTGTCGATCCGATGAGTCTGCAATACCTGGTTGGCGGCGCGGTAGACTACACCGAAGGGCTGGAAGGTTCTCGCTTTGTGGTCACCAACCCGAACGCCAAAAG
- the clcA gene encoding H(+)/Cl(-) exchange transporter ClcA encodes MTNSFSAMKIKTNAMRTRRILRLLQRDKTPLAILLMAALVGTLAGGVGVAFEKAVNAVSLWRLGTVTQFADDAAWLMWPLVFLLSALLAMVGYFLVRRFAPEAGGSGIPEIEGALEELRPVRWWRVLPVKFIGGMGTLGAGMVLGREGPTVQLGGNVGRMVLDIFRMRGTEARHTLLATGAAAGLSAAFNAPLAGILFIIEEMRPQFRYNLISIKAVFTGVIMSSVVFRYFNGEAAVIDVGKLTNAPINTLWLYLVLGMIFGCVGPLFNTLVLRTQDLFGRLHGGQIGKWVLIGGAIGGLCGVLGLIVPEISGGGFTLIPIAAAGNYTAGMLLFIFVARVITTLLCFSSGAPGGIFAPMLALGTLLGTAFGMACAEIFPLYHLEAGTFAIAGMGALLAASVRAPLTGIVLVLEMTDNYQLILPMIITCLGATLLAQFLGGKPLYSTILARTLARQGGDPDGKPRQENT; translated from the coding sequence ATGACTAATTCATTTTCGGCTATGAAAATAAAAACCAATGCGATGCGAACGCGGCGGATCCTCCGTTTGCTGCAGCGAGATAAAACGCCGCTGGCGATTTTACTGATGGCTGCGCTGGTGGGAACCCTCGCGGGCGGGGTCGGCGTCGCCTTTGAGAAGGCGGTGAATGCGGTCAGCCTCTGGCGACTCGGCACGGTGACGCAGTTCGCTGATGACGCCGCCTGGCTGATGTGGCCCCTGGTCTTTTTGCTCTCGGCGCTGCTGGCGATGGTGGGTTACTTTCTGGTACGCCGTTTCGCTCCGGAGGCGGGCGGCTCGGGTATTCCCGAGATCGAGGGCGCGCTGGAGGAGCTGCGTCCGGTACGCTGGTGGCGCGTTCTGCCGGTTAAGTTCATTGGCGGCATGGGCACGTTAGGCGCGGGCATGGTGCTCGGCCGCGAAGGGCCGACGGTTCAGCTCGGGGGCAACGTGGGCCGCATGGTGCTGGATATCTTCCGCATGCGCGGCACTGAGGCGCGGCACACCCTGCTGGCCACCGGTGCGGCGGCGGGGCTGTCGGCGGCCTTTAACGCCCCGCTGGCCGGGATCCTGTTTATCATCGAGGAGATGCGGCCGCAGTTTCGCTACAACCTTATCTCGATTAAGGCGGTCTTTACCGGCGTAATTATGTCGAGCGTGGTGTTTCGCTACTTTAACGGCGAGGCGGCGGTGATCGACGTAGGCAAGCTGACCAACGCGCCGATCAACACGCTCTGGCTCTATCTGGTACTGGGGATGATCTTTGGCTGCGTTGGCCCGCTGTTTAACACCCTGGTCCTGCGTACCCAGGATCTCTTTGGCCGCCTGCACGGCGGACAGATTGGCAAATGGGTGCTGATTGGCGGGGCCATTGGCGGCCTGTGCGGGGTGCTGGGGCTAATCGTGCCTGAGATCTCCGGGGGCGGCTTTACGCTGATCCCCATTGCGGCAGCGGGCAACTACACCGCCGGAATGCTGCTGTTTATCTTTGTGGCGCGGGTGATCACCACGCTGCTCTGCTTCTCGTCCGGTGCGCCGGGAGGCATCTTCGCCCCGATGCTGGCGTTGGGCACGCTGCTGGGCACGGCGTTCGGCATGGCCTGCGCGGAGATTTTTCCGCTCTACCATCTTGAGGCGGGCACCTTTGCCATTGCCGGGATGGGGGCGCTGCTGGCCGCCTCGGTGCGCGCGCCGCTGACAGGTATCGTGCTGGTTTTGGAAATGACTGACAATTATCAGCTCATTTTGCCAATGATTATTACCTGCCTCGGTGCCACGCTACTGGCACAGTTTTTAGGCGGTAAGCCGCTCTACTCCACGATCCTTGCCCGCACGCTGGCGAGGCAGGGAGGCGATCCCGACGGCAAGCCTCGCCAGGAGAATACTTGA